One Primulina eburnea isolate SZY01 chromosome 4, ASM2296580v1, whole genome shotgun sequence genomic window, ATCAATGTGAGACATCTAACAAGAATAAGATCTATGGAAAAATTCCAAAGATTATGTGCAATATAGGCCAAACTCAAGGCAGAAAAACTCTACTTGCGATTCCTTTTACTGTTGTGCTTCTCCTTGCAAAAGATGCACACTTTGTTCAACTCCAAAGCCCAACCATTATTTTGGCTGCCAATTTAACCGTCACCCACAAACAAATTTTCTCGGTAAATAGTTGTTATGCAAAATGTATATGCACAAACTGAAAAGTACACGAGAACAGTGAACTATTATTGCGAACAATACGTAAAGTAACGTGCGAAAGAGAAGCGAAGCAGTATGATAAACAAAACAGCAGGACAGTGcaaaaattaaatcaaaccgaggcctgtatgaaaatacagtgtccttaaaacagattcgtcccctccggTGTGTGCTGCGAGGATGAAcgtggacgtctgtttcccaggatacaacggaaaACCAGTAGTACCGTAGCACAAGGCACCACCACGGCGAACTGAAAAAGTACCTGAACTTTATCACGAGAGTAGAACAACGACAGGGGAACAGCAACTGGTGAAGCAGCAGCAGCCGAGACAGTTGGAAGCAAAGCTACGAAAATCAGAAAGCAGGGGAGTGTGTTGGATGATCTGAATGAGTTGAGGCTGCACCTATATGTAGGCACTCATATGAACAGTTACGGCTGGCCATTCGAAAGGCCAAAGGTCAGCAGCTGGAGCACCAAAGGTTTTCAGTTACAACACCAAGGGTCAGCTGAATCAGTTACAACACCAAAGGTCAGCTGAAATACCAAAGGTCTTGGTCCATAATTCCAATGTTCGAAAATTAAAATAGCAAAATCCAGGTGAACCTCGGTGGGAAATTTTGCCTTGATCGGTCCGACATTCGACGCGCACGTACGCTTGCACACAAGTCAAGCCTTTTTCCACTGCAAATCGGGCCCATGATTTGGGCCCCCTGCGCCTGTGCGCGTGAGAGAGAACCTCTTGACCAATCATTGTTACACCTCCACAAAGTGCAACTCAATATAAGTTCACCAATGCTATGTTCATTTTCCAATGTGGGACATTTCCCATTTACCATCTATTAGACCTTGCTTGCTTATCTAATTTCTCATTCAAAAATCAAGCCAAAGTCCAATAACTTCTAAGTCCAACAATAGTTTCATAGTCCAATCAACTCTTCAAGACATAATAATCACATAATCATCGCTTCTTTCCCTACTTTTTTGTACTAATCATgactattttatttcttttttttttatataaaagaaATCATTACAATGTTTAAAATTACATACCAGTACTATCTCAGAATCATTTTGAAATGCTATTGTCAGAACTATTGACTTGAGTTTGAAGCTCGACCAAACGTTACCGTTATATTCTTCGAGATATCCATTTATGATATATACCTCGTCTGTTTTCAGCAGCAGAACCCTCGACAACGTAAGGTTTTGTTGGAAAACAAACCCTTTTATCATGTGATGGACAACCATTTTTTCACCATGTGCACACCGGTGGAGCATATTCATTTCCTTGTTTTAATAGTCGTGTTATACAAAACGGCGTTATTTCGTATACAGGTTTAGAAAGTAAAATCTGACGCATTTATCCTGATACAGTGGAACTAAAATTTTCAGATTCAAACTCATATTTCATGCTATATGTCAAAAGAAAACACATCTGAAACCACAGAGTGAAAAATTCTCGGTAGAAAATGATGCCAACAAATGCACTGACAACTTTAATCGCCAGAGATTATATCATTACTTGTTTCATATTTCACCCGCTGCTCAAGATTTTACCATTCTCAAGATCATTAGCACATAAAGATAAcataaaaatatgcaaatatTTCCACATAAAGATGGATTCTGATTAAACATCCAATTCCAGTAAGTCTCGTTACATTCAAAAGCCAAATCAAATTACATGCTATTACTAAAAGTTTGACCCCCCAATCGAACAATATTCTAAGAACACCCCACCACTTCCTTCTAGACATGCCACCTAAAGATCATCCTCCATCCTCAAATACTCCCCAATATCGGCATGCCTATGCACCACAATCCCATTAGGATCCATCTTCCGGCAATCCACAGTGCTCTTCGCCGCATCACCAAATCCCAATGGCACATCCGCCATGGAGAACACCACCACCCCATCATTCACCTGAATATTCTCCGTAATCCTCCCTACCCCGCCTTTCAACACACTGTTCCCGTAGAGAAAACTCATTTCAGAAGTGGGTTTCAACCAAACCTTGTGCTTTGCATTCGCAGCCAAAAGATTCAAGCTTTGGACCGTGAGATGAAATTTCCCCGCTTTGGTGAATTTACCGATCTGGGTTCCGAGGGAGATTAACTTTTCACGCTTGATATTGGTGGCACGCCTGACCAGAGATTCGGATACGTAGTACACCCGGGCTTTTTGGAGGCGGAAGCAGTAGCGGCCGGGATTTGAGTCCGGTCCTTCGTGCGATTGATTGTCTAAAACGATGTTTTTGAGGTTTCCACCGACGAATTTGTGGAGTTTGTTGAAGACTTGGGTGGTTTCCTTCTCGTCCAGTGGTCTCATCGTGCTCTGCTTCTCTCAGTTAGTTCATCGTTTCTGATTAGCGAGGGTTTTAAGGATTCTAGGGTTTTGGTGGTCAACAAATATTTACGACAAATGGGCTTCTGAGGATACGAAAAATGGGCTTACGATGGCCTTTTCAATGTCAAATTCAGTTCCGGCCCCAATTGAATTTGGGCCGTGGGTCCACATGTTATTGACACTAGttcattttcaaaatattttagtaTTAGATTTTACATATTGCAAGTTCTATTCATTTTCAAAAGACTAGCCATTCTTATGAAATCATTACGTGATGTCAGGAAATAATGAAGCAATCACTGAACGAAATGGCAATCGACAGCCCCAAAACCCCACATTCCATACGTCTAAACCTAACAAGATTCTTGACAATATATCAACACATAAATTTAGAAAATCATCTTAGACATAAGATTTAACTTCAGTTATTTTTGCTTAGAAAAAATTATTCTCCGAGTTGGAGTTCTTCAAGAAACTAGCAGGGAGAAAACCAATAAGCTCCCCACTCTCTGAGTCCGCAACACCTTCGCCACTAAACTTCAAACTAACATCCCACTACGAGACCAAGTATTGCAATCTACGCAAACTATATACCAAATAATAACTACTCTAGCAAAAAGACAAAGCTGAATCCGTGCAAAACCGGACAAACTCAATGCAGAAAAACTTGCAATATCCCTACTGTTGAGGTTCTGCTTGGGAAAGATGCGCACTTTGTTCGGTAGGTGAGCCTGGAGCATACGGAACGAAACCACGGCCACCGAAAACAGGACGCATGAAAGAATCATCGAATTTCCTCCAGTAGTAGTGGACAGTACGATGAGGGGTCCTCAGTAGCATCTTCAAACTGTTTGGATGGAGAAGTGTTCTTGGGCCACCTTCACGAGCTCCAAAACAAGATTGCCCATTTTCAGCGAATAGTTCTGCTTCAGAATCCTGGTACTCGCCGAGAAGTGGGACCATGAAGGATTTCGGGGTGAGTTGCTCCGAAGAAATCATTCTGCTTAGATGATTTGACGGGGGCATCAATAGTCTCACTAAAGGCTTTGTCATCAAACCAAATACCTGCATGGTGTGTAGATGTTAAAGAATGTTTTTGGTAGCTAGTCAAGTAAAGAAATGATAGTGCCGAAATAGTAATTTCAATTGAAGCGAGTCATGAAAAATGAGATAAGTAAAGATAGACTATAAAGTTTTTTGATCTAAAATTGGATAGTGGATTTGCGTTAAATATTGGTTTGTAATATATCATACTCAGTTATCATAAGTTGCTAAGGAAAATGAAGAGAAATCTAAAAAAGTGCAGACATTCAAGTACTTCTTATTTATTCTTTCTTATATTTTGGCCGAATGGCTACCTATTAAACAGTCCAGCCTAGCAAAAGTCTAGCTCAATGTTAATAGAAAAGTAAAAGGTCTTACCACATTGCTGAAAAGCACCACCGTTATGGTACTTGTAATCAAGATAGCATTCCCCTGCAACTGGGTGTGACCTGCTCGAGTAAACTGCAtgagaaaaaataattaattaggtgTGCACATTTTTGGAATACATATCCACTACTACCCATTATTTCTTAAATTTGCCAGGAGGCGGCAATAGAAAATTTCCATGTAGCATATTGATTTGAAGACCGTTACTGTTCCCAATTTAGTAGATAGAGCTGAAATTTTACCTGGTTGTAAGCGAGGGCCATGGAAACAGCACCGCGCATAAGACCGGCCCACCATATAGTAACCTGAAAGGCAACATTAATTAGCAAATAGATTTGCCTTGTGAATGAATGTATTGTACGCTAGACGCAATAATTACTAAGTTCATACCTGCTGCTTGAAATCAATTTTCTCATTTGGAGACTTCTTGGACAAATTAGACAGGAAAGATAAGGGGAAAACAAAGGCTGCTCTTCCGATCAAAGTTAATCCCAGTAGGGTTGCACTAACATAAATTGATGTTTTAGGGCTGAAAAAGGAAGGAAAATGCTAGTGAACTCTGTTAATAATAGATAAAATCCAAATGATATAGTATATATCGTGATGATGTTACAATGAGGTGCATCTACACACACCCCATACCTGTTGCTTACAAATCTCCATTTCTCGATGTCTAGAGCATCCATGCCAACATAAAGAAATATGAATATCTCTGCAACAAATGAAAGCGTTGCGAATGTGTGCCTGAAAAAGGATTGGAGATATATACATAATGCATTAATAAGATTGTTACCAAGGAAAAGAGTAAAAGTAAACAACTTTTCACAAGGTTTTCAACTGTAAGGAAATATCATACTTGGTGGTAATTCTCGAG contains:
- the LOC140830737 gene encoding uncharacterized protein; this encodes MRPLDEKETTQVFNKLHKFVGGNLKNIVLDNQSHEGPDSNPGRYCFRLQKARVYYVSESLVRRATNIKREKLISLGTQIGKFTKAGKFHLTVQSLNLLAANAKHKVWLKPTSEMSFLYGNSVLKGGVGRITENIQVNDGVVVFSMADVPLGFGDAAKSTVDCRKMDPNGIVVHRHADIGEYLRMEDDL